The genome window gacCTTGTCAGGCACACAAGTGTACCTTGCTCCCAGTGAAACAGCCAGAAAGaacctcctcttccctctccatTCCCCTGTTGGAGGTGAGAACCAGATCCCTAGGATTAATGCACTTCTTCTGTGTTGCTGCCAGCGACCTGCCATCTCACCCGAGAGtttcctctctgcctcctgGCCACCCTGGTTCACCCCTGGTGCTCAGCAGGACTGCTCGGAGTATCTCAAGTACTTGCTGGACCGGTACGTGGTGAGCGCTGGTGGTTTCAGAGCCTGGTGACACGGGCGTCCCTAGGCTGCGATGTTTAATGCTGACCCACATGCAAACGGGGCCAGCGGCTGAGACCCAGAGGAGCTGGGACAGTGGAGGCTTGGGGTGAAAGGTGGTGAGATTGGTCTGGGGCTCCTCGGTCAAACCCTCTTTGGGCTGGCTTAGGAGTAAGGTCAGAACTTAGTTCTGCGTGAAActttctgcctttgctctgaAGGCCAAGGGGATTGTACCAAGTTTAGAGATTTGCCTCACAAGACACCCAGGCTCCTCTGTACAATgttgatttttccctttctcttccctagAAATCCCAAATCTTGGGTGTCCCAGCAATCCCTCTACAAGTGGGGGGTCAGTGGCACATGGAGACCTCTGGTTCCCaaaccctgcccagcacctccccTTGCTCCCAAAGTGCCAGACACCTGGGAACAGGCAGGTTAACCCGGATTAACCCCTTGGAGTGAAGAACAGAAACCGTACTTTAGAAATTGCCTCTTGGTGGTGTATCCGTGCATAAcgcagccttttttttttctgctgccaaAGGTTACACGAAGAAGAAAAAACCGGGAAAAGGATCTACCAGAAGCTCAAGGAATCCAGCTTGATGTCTCAGGCAGTAGAGCATCATTACTTAAACAAGACATTGATTGAGAAGATGTTTGGGGGTAAAATGATGACAAAGATCCGCTGTTTGAAGTGTCTGAATGTCTCTTCCCGAGAAGAAGCCTTCACAGACCTGTCCCTGGCTTTTCCTCCATCGGACAGGCACGTGCGTGGGAGCACATCTGTTTTACCAGTGGAAGAAATTGGCCCACAATTTATTGAGCCTCCTGAAAACCCAAGCCAGCTTACCGGGTCTCTCTGGATCCGGAGGAAGGCTCCCATGGCTGGAGAACCTGCAGCCCCACCGATGCCAGTGGAAACATTGGGTTTCCAGGagccaggagaagcagcaaatcCCTTAAGTGGCAATGCCGTTGGTGTGGATGCAGCCAAAGACCCTCTCTCAGCTTTTGGGGAGCAGGCATGTACTCCCAAGGACTCCAGGTCCGTCCCAGATTTAATCAACTATTTTCTATCCCCGGAGAGATTGACAGCGGAGAATAAATACCACTGTGAGAAATGCGCGTCCTTGCAGGATGCCGAGAAGGTGGCGGAGCTGACGGAGGGTCCGCACTACCTCATCCTCACGCTGCTGCGGTTCTCCTTCGACCCACGGACtatgaagaggaagaagatctTGGACAATGTCTCCATCCCTGTGGTGCTCAAGCTGCCCATCCTTGTCACCCCGGAGGAAACTGAGGAGGTTTGCCAGTGTGAGAAGGCCACGGCCACTGCGGGAAGCGGCTTCATGTCTGTGGTGTATGACCTCTGCAGTGTGGTGGTGCATTCGGGCATCTCCTCCGAGAGCGGCCACTATTACTGCTACTCCAGGGAGTGCACCGACACCATCCCTCAGGGGCAGCCCCGGGACGGGGCACCGAAACTGGCCTCCGACAAGCAATTGGACTTTGAAATCCAGTGGTACCTCTTCAATGACACCAGagtttccttctcctcctttgaATCGGTCAGCAACATCACCTCTTTCTTCCCCAAGGACACTGCCTACGTCCTCTTCTACAGACAGCGGccgggcaggcagagctgcctgatGCATGAGGCTCTGGCCGAGGCCGGCCGCCTGCACGGTGAACCCTCCCTCCATAAGGACTTGATGGAAGCCATTTCCAAAGATAACATCCTCTACTTGCAGGTAACTCCCACTGCCGTGCACAGCACGGGTGCGATCCTGTGGCTGCCCAGCTCATGCGCCACGTTCCCACCTACCCAGGTTGTGTCCTGCGGATAAATCTGCACGTGCAGAGACGCGCCCGCTCCCTGAAGCCaaatcccttttcctttttagcaCCCAGGTATAAACAGGTTGTGGTTTCCCGATGAAATTGGGTCTTGAGGGTGGTGCAAGATACCTTATGGCTATGCTCAGGGTTGACTTGCTGTTGCCCaccccaggcagctctgctggaatttttcttctgagtgcCTGAGAAAGGTGGGCGAGCTGGGAATGCAAACCAGAATGGATTTTGGTCAGCTGGTGCAGTCAATACTTTCCGAACAGCAGTGTTGCACAGGACAGGAGCTGCACCCGGGGGAATGTGAAGGgtccctcctcccccagagGTGACATGCAAGGGCTGGGTTTTGATTTCTGGAGAGATGCAATGCTTTGCTGCATCCCTTTTGCTGAGCTCTAGAAATGAGCACATGGCCTTCTCACTCCGATTTAATTTGGAGGAGGCTCCCAGGGGTAACGAATGGGCTCCCAGCTCCTTGGGGAAGGTGGGAGCATCCCCCCACCCAGGTCATTTGGCTGCAGGTATCCTTGTGTtatttctcccctttccttctcccaggagcaggaaaaggaagcGAGGAACAGAGCCGCCTACATCTCTGCCTTGCCGAAATCCCCGCTGTGGTGGAGAGACTTTGACAGGGACAAGGATGATGACAACTCatcagggggctgcagcccagcagcaggcggGGGTGGATCCGGCTCCTTTCATGGACTCGTCTTCTAGCCAACGGGTTAAACCAGATAGTCGATGTCCACAGGGCCAACCTGAAGCCAGaggctcctcttcctcactgaTGACAATGAACATCTTGGAGGAGGATTTGGGGaacatttcagtggaaaaggGCTCAGGGGCTGATTTGGAGGTGCCCGGAGGGTCCCACCGCTTCCTATGCACTTGGTCTTCACGCCTTAATGTAACTAAGCTAATGCGGAGATGAGCAGCTGCTGACAGCTCAGAGAAGTGCCCTTTTGCTTCAGCGCAGCCATGTCTTGCCTGCTGTGAGCCACACcaccagcctggggaggggatgAGGACTAAGATGGGGATGAAGATGGACCCAGTGGGACCCCAGGGATGGAGACATCCCATGCATGTCCTGTCTGCAGCCCTTCCCTTAGCACTGAGTTGGTTTTGCAGGGATTTCTGCttggtggttggggtttttttgtgtgtgtggttttttttttaatgtggttttgaGAACCCACCTTGACATACCTCTAAGTAGAGGAAGGctgaaaaggctgaaaaatgcCAAGCAGCCAACATGGCAACACTTACCGGGTGGGGCAGCGAGCTTGCAAGCCTGCTTGGTCACAAGCTTGGTCACAGCTGGTGGAGCAGAGGGGTTTTATGTAGCATTGCAAAGCACCTGAAAGAAACTGAGGGGCACAAACCCCCCCAGCCAAGATGGACTGACCTGGTCTAGTTGGGTTTTATTGGGCTCCAGTGAGGCCCCGCTGTGTTACTGGTGGTCACCAGTGTGGATGCTGTTTGTGCATGTGGCCGGCCCAGACAGAGCTGTTTTTCCAGACATGTCTTTAGGACTTGGTtagcctcctgctgctgctgtcacctcaTGGATTTCTGGGCTGGATATGCCCTTTGAAACTTGGGCTTTCCTTTGGGATACCTTGAACTGAGCAGCAAACGACAGAGCCTCCCCAAACCCACtagctatttcatttttttaaatgctgatttgCAAGGACAGTAGCCCAACCAGATATATCAACTCAGTATAAATACATACTATGTAAACCAATGTATTATGTAAACCATTAATGGGACAGGGGCTGATTTTGGTGGCAGGTGGCCCACCTAAGCCCTGGGCGGCGTGTCTACAGGACTATGGCTCCCTCCCatgtccctccccagctgctgtccctgcctgctcctccctcACGCCTGTAGTAGAGATTTCTCTGGCTCAAGTGGCAGAGACTTGTGCCTTAGGTCCTGGGCGCAGGGCCTAATCCTGACCGTGGGGTACTGGGGTGGGAATACTGTAttgctgtggaggaaaaagcaaagcacagatgtTGTTATGGATAATGCGAGCAGAAAGTCTGCTAGAGAGGACACTTGGGATCAAATCTCTGGTGTATACTATCATATTCTTTTATTGCCTTTCCTATATATAAATAAAGGAGATGAATTAATTCAACAGAGAGGCTTAGTGTCTTATTGCAATACTCATAGCTCTTGGGCTGATCGGTcaaaaaaagagatggagaagCTGATGGGAGATGAGCATCCAACTTCATGGACACATGACAACCCTGCAGAGCAGTGGCTTGGAAGAGGCgagcaggcagaggtgggatggggacccccagcccagAGCTAGGTGCCCTCTGAATGCAGATCACAatcctgttgtgttttttttcttcttttttcagatGAGCAGTGGGGtgtgttcattttatttaagtCCGCTAGACCTGAAGCGGTgctaagaagaaataaatttggaCCCAAAGCTGAAGTTATACAAGAAGTCGGGTGTTTCCTGGTGTTATTAATAGAATTTTATGAACCTCCTGTCCAAAGAGGTTGCTGAAAGCTTTCATGTTGCTGTGGTGCCAGCTCCTTGCTTTGTGCTGGAGTGTCACCTGGAGGCATTATCTGGGCTGCGTGCTGGAAGGTGCTTTTGCAAGAGACTGTCTCTGCCCTGATGAGATCCTAAGCTAAATAATCAAGGCAGATAACCAACCCACCAGGGAAAATGGAGAGGCTGTATCATAGCTGTGCTCTTCCCTGAGTATGTCTTGCTGCTTTCCCCCCAAGATTTTCTGAGACGAGCAGAGGCAAACTGAGGCAAACTGCCCACAGTGCTCAGCATGGGCGGCAGCCGGGATAGTTTCAGCAGTGTAACGGTGTGGTCTGGTTTAGTCCCTGTTAATTTTCTATACTTCTTAGCATTGGACTTCCCTTTTGGGCTCAGCCTTGAGCCTCTCTTTTCACAGAATTATCTACAGTTGCTCCACGATCCTCTCCCCAAAATaattactatatatatatatgcatatagcataaatatgtatttatataaacatataatattacagaatcatagaattgttggggttggaaaagaccttcaagatcatcaagtccaaccattaacccagcactgccaagcccaccactaaaccatgtccctcagcgCCACACCTACACCTCTtttaagtacctccagggatggggactccaccacttccctgggcagcctgttccagtgcttcacaaccctttcggtgaagaaatttttcccaatctcccatctaaacctcccctggagcatcttgaggccatttcttcttgtcctgtcgcttgttacttgggagaagagactgacacctaCCTCACTAATATATGTAAGTTATGAGTAATATACTGGAGATTTTACATAAAGTTTGCATTAGTAtactttattaatttattaaaataataaatataatatactATCACTATATCATATAATATTATAGCTATAGTGTACTATTAGTAGTATATTGTAATATATGATAAGTATTAGTAATACATCATCAATATTATAGAATTATAGAACCATGGGATTGTTTGTGTGGAAGGGAGCTGTACAGAacacccagtcccaccccctgcccccggcaGGGTCCCCTCCcgccagcccaggctgctcccagccctgtccagcctggccttgagccctgccagggatggggcacccacagctgctctgggcagcctgggccagcgcctcgccgccctcacggggaagggtttcttcctcatgtccaacctaaatctcccctctctcagcttcaagccattcccccctgtcccaccactccctgcccttgcccaaagcccctccccagctttcctgtcggcccctccaggcactgggagctgctctaaggtctccccgcagccttctcctccccaggctgcacagccccagctctcccagcctgtccccacagcagaggggctccagccctctgaccagctCCGTGGCCTCCGACGggcccgctccaacaggtccgtgtccttctgaTGCTGAGGACCCCCGAGCTGGACGCAGCGCTGTgggggggtctcagcagaggggagcagaggggcagagccccctcccctgccctgccggccacgctgctggggatgcagccaggGCACGGGCAGCTTTCTGGGTGTGAGCGCACATTGCCGGGTCATGTCCAATTATTCATCCACCAGTATCCTGAagtcctcctcagggctgctcagTCCAGTCATCTC of Falco cherrug isolate bFalChe1 chromosome 2, bFalChe1.pri, whole genome shotgun sequence contains these proteins:
- the USP35 gene encoding ubiquitin carboxyl-terminal hydrolase 35 isoform X2; the encoded protein is MDKILEAVVMSSYPNNVKQGLVRRVIEAAKQPMDSEQCWSMLELSTKLYLTGDTKYKREIGKEVLEVYGHYHPEEFEEFFNVRFLLSLLQEGYGPLGKRSHYVLDYIQLGLQFVLESPSANSIFSLLRIEVLRKVCERPSPKQCAKISKLLTQHPQCIPTGKHQVLFCQQLIRCIGQFQCISEGEEDIMQFLEQVNKVSSLLQRIWRTQTSAILPSLKELFTIISSTEEQEAPSNALASVVQFVPLELMDGVIRNLTNDDSITDVQMMTAIGRMIDWVSWPLGKNIDKWIIALLKGLAAVKKFSILIEVTLLKIEKVFSKLLYPVVREGALSVLQYMLLSFQHSHEAFHLLLPHIPRLVASLKKEDSNSATSSLEQLAELIHCMFFRFSGFPDLYEPVLEAVKALPIPNEDRIKHLLGQNAWTSQKNELACFYPRLASKSETGKIGLINLGNTCYMNSIIQSLFMASDFRHSVLNLTEGNSQPLMTKLQWLFAFLEHSQRPAISPESFLSASWPPWFTPGAQQDCSEYLKYLLDRLHEEEKTGKRIYQKLKESSLMSQAVEHHYLNKTLIEKMFGGKMMTKIRCLKCLNVSSREEAFTDLSLAFPPSDRHVRGSTSVLPVEEIGPQFIEPPENPSQLTGSLWIRRKAPMAGEPAAPPMPVETLGFQEPGEAANPLSGNAVGVDAAKDPLSAFGEQACTPKDSRSVPDLINYFLSPERLTAENKYHCEKCASLQDAEKVAELTEGPHYLILTLLRFSFDPRTMKRKKILDNVSIPVVLKLPILVTPEETEEVCQCEKATATAGSGFMSVVYDLCSVVVHSGISSESGHYYCYSRECTDTIPQGQPRDGAPKLASDKQLDFEIQWYLFNDTRVSFSSFESVSNITSFFPKDTAYVLFYRQRPGRQSCLMHEALAEAGRLHGEPSLHKDLMEAISKDNILYLQEQEKEARNRAAYISALPKSPLWWRDFDRDKDDDNSSGGCSPAAGGGGSGSFHGLVF